The following coding sequences are from one Methanococcoides orientis window:
- a CDS encoding C15orf41 family protein, whose translation MDKRTYLQIYENVNGPENIDDLAMKFNEPAGVIAAILNQKIVSKVKRKMHNLQSKSRNYLYLWNKGISIIVLAKDNEVPATLMASVIIKELGYSKKYVLKHLDSLEDKRLAREISEAINEDHFFSPEAHKAQSIRGQMGEEIIEKWLNYKELGFSTEEDLREMGMQKTPDFLLDEPIYVDDVEILWIESKAMFGDEREHAHYLKKQFQYYERDYGTGMVIYWYGHLDSITMDGNIIRDHSFYRDSTPEINMDIEELLNSSI comes from the coding sequence ATGGATAAACGAACATATCTCCAGATATATGAAAATGTGAATGGACCGGAAAACATCGATGATCTGGCGATGAAGTTCAATGAGCCTGCAGGAGTTATTGCTGCAATACTCAATCAAAAGATAGTATCTAAGGTCAAGAGGAAGATGCACAATCTCCAGAGCAAGAGCAGGAACTATCTCTACTTATGGAACAAAGGCATAAGCATCATTGTACTGGCAAAGGACAACGAAGTTCCGGCTACCCTCATGGCTTCAGTGATCATCAAGGAGCTTGGTTACTCTAAGAAGTATGTCCTGAAACATCTCGATTCACTTGAAGATAAGCGCCTGGCAAGAGAGATAAGCGAAGCGATAAATGAGGACCATTTCTTTTCCCCTGAAGCACATAAAGCCCAGTCTATCCGGGGCCAAATGGGAGAAGAAATTATTGAAAAATGGCTTAACTACAAGGAACTTGGTTTCAGCACTGAAGAGGACCTGAGGGAAATGGGAATGCAAAAGACCCCGGATTTCCTGCTGGATGAGCCAATCTACGTTGATGATGTGGAAATTCTTTGGATCGAGAGCAAAGCAATGTTCGGGGATGAAAGAGAACATGCCCATTATCTTAAAAAACAGTTCCAGTACTACGAAAGGGATTATGGTACAGGAATGGTAATATATTGGTATGGCCACCTTGATAGCATCACAATGGATGGGAATATCATACGTGACCACAGTTTTTACAGGGATTCTACCCCTGAGATCAATATGGACATTGAAGAACTCTTAAATTCGAGCATTTAA
- a CDS encoding endonuclease III domain-containing protein: MQNELVSDIYETLLGMIGHLQWWPADTPFEVVIGTILTQQTKWTNVEKAIDALKSSDLIEPEKLANTDVEHIEELVRCCGFYRQKAKRLKDIAEFFATEGMANIFQLPTDELRELMLSLNGVGNETADSIVLYAADKPKFVIDAYTTRIMKCIGIEGNYMQLQKLFETELPSDVTLYKEYHALIVEYAKNYCGKKQCDDCVLLHTFKDKEVKNG; the protein is encoded by the coding sequence ATGCAAAACGAACTGGTCAGTGACATCTACGAGACACTTCTCGGGATGATCGGGCATCTTCAATGGTGGCCGGCTGACACGCCTTTTGAGGTTGTTATCGGAACAATACTGACACAACAGACAAAATGGACAAATGTTGAGAAAGCAATAGATGCTCTCAAAAGTTCCGACCTCATAGAGCCTGAGAAACTGGCAAATACAGATGTGGAACATATTGAAGAGCTTGTTCGATGCTGTGGTTTCTATCGCCAGAAGGCAAAACGCCTGAAAGACATTGCAGAGTTCTTTGCTACAGAAGGAATGGCTAACATATTCCAGTTACCCACGGATGAACTGAGAGAACTTATGCTTTCCCTGAACGGTGTGGGAAACGAAACGGCAGATAGTATTGTCCTCTATGCTGCAGATAAGCCGAAGTTCGTTATAGATGCCTACACCACCCGCATCATGAAATGTATCGGGATCGAAGGCAACTATATGCAACTTCAAAAGCTGTTCGAGACAGAACTTCCATCAGATGTAACACTATACAAGGAATACCATGCTTTGATAGTAGAATATGCCAAGAACTACTGTGGAAAGAAACAATGTGATGATTGTGTTCTCTTGCATACCTTCAAAGACAAAGAGGTAAAGAATGGATAA
- a CDS encoding ribose-phosphate diphosphokinase has protein sequence MKIIAGPASQLLASRVARELNMEPSLCEFNRFPDGEVYTRVLEDITDDVTIIQSTPTDSDLISLLQLIDACEDAPTITVVIPYMGYARQDRIFKSGEAISARAIARTIKADRVITVNIHEKSVLEHFSADSFDLDASHLLGNYIRSLNLENPLIVSPDAGAIALAESASEDVGIEYDYLEKTRLSGDTVTIKTKNIDVTGRDVILIDDMIATGGTMAESIKLLRSQGAKDVYIACVHPVLTKNGVLRLYNAGVHEVIATDTLEKAQSHISVAPLIADFLKKL, from the coding sequence TTGAAAATCATAGCAGGACCTGCATCACAGTTGCTCGCATCACGGGTTGCAAGAGAACTAAATATGGAACCGTCACTTTGTGAGTTCAACCGTTTCCCTGATGGAGAGGTTTACACAAGAGTACTTGAAGACATAACTGATGATGTCACGATCATCCAGAGCACGCCCACTGATTCTGACCTTATTTCCCTGTTGCAGTTGATAGATGCATGCGAAGATGCACCTACCATCACTGTGGTAATACCCTACATGGGCTACGCCAGACAGGACAGGATATTCAAATCCGGAGAAGCCATCAGTGCACGTGCCATTGCCCGCACCATCAAAGCGGACAGGGTCATCACCGTAAATATTCACGAAAAGAGCGTACTTGAACATTTCAGTGCCGATTCTTTCGATCTTGATGCATCCCACCTTCTGGGTAACTACATCAGGTCACTTAATCTGGAAAACCCCTTGATCGTTTCCCCTGATGCTGGTGCTATTGCACTTGCAGAAAGTGCATCCGAAGATGTTGGCATCGAGTACGACTATCTTGAGAAGACAAGACTTTCCGGAGATACGGTTACCATCAAGACAAAGAACATCGATGTTACAGGCAGAGATGTAATACTGATCGATGATATGATCGCAACCGGCGGGACCATGGCAGAATCAATCAAACTGCTACGTAGCCAGGGTGCAAAGGACGTGTACATTGCATGCGTACACCCGGTGCTCACCAAAAACGGTGTCCTGAGACTTTACAATGCAGGCGTACATGAGGTCATTGCGACCGACACGCTGGAAAAAGCACAAAGTCACATCAGTGTTGCACCTCTTATTGCAGATTTCCTGAAGAAATTATAA
- the moaC gene encoding cyclic pyranopterin monophosphate synthase MoaC, producing MQEFSHIKDDRAYMVDISNKDIVSRYATASGRISLTDPTIESIRSGTVEKGNVLATARTAAILAVKRVPEMIPMCHQIPITSVDVEFEIGDSDVTANVEVRSVGKTGVEMEALTGVSIALLTIWDMVKSAEKDDTGNYPSTAIKDIHVVKKVKEQLTNQ from the coding sequence ATGCAGGAATTTAGCCATATAAAGGATGACCGTGCATACATGGTCGACATCAGTAACAAGGACATTGTGAGCAGGTATGCAACGGCTTCCGGAAGAATCAGTCTTACGGACCCGACCATCGAAAGTATCAGAAGTGGAACCGTTGAAAAGGGAAATGTCCTTGCAACTGCAAGGACTGCTGCTATATTAGCGGTAAAGAGAGTACCTGAAATGATACCCATGTGCCATCAGATACCCATCACATCAGTTGATGTGGAATTTGAGATTGGAGATTCGGACGTTACAGCTAATGTTGAGGTCAGGTCTGTAGGAAAGACCGGAGTTGAAATGGAAGCTCTCACCGGAGTCTCCATAGCACTTCTTACGATATGGGATATGGTCAAATCCGCTGAAAAGGATGATACAGGGAACTATCCTTCTACTGCTATCAAAGACATACATGTTGTCAAGAAGGTCAAGGAACAACTGACAAACCAATGA